The Balaenoptera acutorostrata chromosome 10, mBalAcu1.1, whole genome shotgun sequence genome has a window encoding:
- the LOC102997883 gene encoding histone H4: MSGRGKGGKGLGKGGAKRHRKVLRDNIQGITKPAIRRLARRGGVKRISGLIYEETRGVLKVFLENVIRDAVTYTEHAKRKTVTAMDVVYALKRQGRTLYGFGG, translated from the coding sequence ATGTCTGGACGTGGCAAAGGCGGGAAGGGCTTGGGTAAAGGGGGCGCCAAGCGCCACCGCAAAGTCCTGCGGGATAACATTCAAGGGATCACAAAACCTGCAATCCGTCGCCTGGCTCGTCGCGGTGGAGTAAAGCGCATCTCAGGTCTTATTTATGAAGAGACCCGCGGGGTTTTGAAAGTGTTTCTGGAGAACGTAATTCGGGACGCGGTCACCTACACCGAGCACGCCAAGCGCAAGACTGTCACGGCCATGGACGTGGTCTACGCGCTCAAGCGCCAGGGACGCACCCTTTACGGATTTGGCGGTTAA